The following coding sequences lie in one Hippopotamus amphibius kiboko isolate mHipAmp2 chromosome 17, mHipAmp2.hap2, whole genome shotgun sequence genomic window:
- the LOC130839597 gene encoding leucine-rich repeat-containing protein 37B-like: protein MLALPHHELTETLVPHPNPDSAAELPAGPDQFAVPHQDVNDKLTQQQKLPAAAPVLDWEQNQALVLPFRRKSSKSSKPTKFIDSAPNLKKDLVQHRQLAKIVVGSTGQLENETQGLEQQLQGDYVASGMDTIYPEESLPTDFLGNSEQPPEPPEEAEISASQQEAQLRHPETPEEAESFSPQAEVQDETAEPTEEAEPPPLQQEPPSQPLELPQEFEPSLLHQEATTQAPGYPTEYVLESPVRIKLSFCSGPLSPLNLWILHLP from the exons ATGCTGGCGCTGCCTCATCACGagttgactgagactttggttccacacccaaACCCGGATTCAGCTGCAGagctgcccgcagggccagatcagtttgctgttccacatcaggatgtgaatgacaagctaacccagcagcaaaagctcccagcagcggctccagtgctggactgggaacagaatcaggccttggttctgccttttcgacgcaaaa gtagtaagagctcaaaaccaacgaagttcATTgattcagccccaaacctgaagaaggatctcgttcagcatcgacagcttgctaaaaTTGTTGTTGGAagtacaggccagttagaaaatgaaactcagggtctagaacaacAGTTGCAGGgtgattatgtagcttccggtatggataccatttatcctgaggagagcctgcctacAGATTTTCTGGGGAACTCAGAGCAACCTCcggagccccctgaggaggctgaaatttctgcatcccagcaagaggcccaacttcgtcatccagagacccccgaggaggctgaatctttttcaccccaggcagaggtccaggatgaaactgcagagcccactgaagaggcagaaccaccgccactccagcaggagcctccgtctcagcctctagagctccctcaggagtttgaaccttccctactccatcaagaggcCACGACTCAAGCTCCAGGATACCCCAccgagtatgtacttgaaagtcca gtcaggaTCAAGCTCAGCTTCTGCAGCGGCCCCCTGTCACCattaaacctgtggatcttgcacTTGCCGTAA